A single window of Nicotiana tomentosiformis chromosome 1, ASM39032v3, whole genome shotgun sequence DNA harbors:
- the LOC104113768 gene encoding U4/U6 small nuclear ribonucleoprotein Prp31 homolog: MATGDASFLDDLDGLSDHEKNLLRAALNYDDLDNSFKLRKSRRYILMMQKVEAALIKSDDKPKSDGVDDPEYDQQLIIDCSVLSVDIENEIALIHNFIRDKYQLRVPEFESLVHHPIDYARAVKKIGQERDITTLASDLEGFLPSAIITVFSCWRLGKIIEACDRVLALDSAKEKLVHFVQSRMGYIAPNLSAVVGNAVAAKLMATAGGLWSLSKMRVSDVLYLGAKTTKNSSDQFWGVGTYIEQSEIIQTTPPPPALRFRAYGMLAIKSKLAARVDSTGRHHTGEYGTSLREDLRKKIKNCFDSVCQHELLSYLFF; the protein is encoded by the coding sequence ATGGCAACTGGTGATGCTTCTTTCCTGGATGATCTTGACGGATTGTCCGATCATGAAAAGAATCTGCTGCGTGCGGCGCTTAATTATGATGACCTAGATAACTCTTTCAAGCTGCGAAAATCACGTCGCTACATTCTGATGATGCAGAAAGTTGAAGCTGCACTAATTAAATCTGATGATAAACCTAAATCAGATGGCGTTGATGATCCAGAATATGATCAGCAGTTGATAATAGACTGCAGTGTGTTATCAGTTGACATTGAGAATGAAATTGCTTTAATTCACAATTTCATACGCGACAAGTATCAATTGAGAGTTCCAGAGTTCGAGTCACTTGTTCATCACCCTATTGATTATGCCCGGGCTGTTAAAAAAATTGGCCAGGAGAGGGATATCACTACTCTTGCCAGCGACTTGGAAGGATTTCTACCCTCAGCTATCATCACGGTTTTCTCTTGTTGGCGACTTGGAAAGATAATAGAAGCATGTGATAGAGTCCTTGCTCTTGATTCAGCAAAGGAAAAGCTTGTGCATTTTGTCCAGAGTCGAATGGGATATATTGCTCCGAATCTCTCTGCTGTTGTTGGGAATGCAGTTGCTGCTAAACTTATGGCTACTGCTGGTGGTCTCTGGTCCCTGTCAAAAATGCGTGTTTCTGATGTCCTGTATCTTGGTGCCAAAACGACGAAGAATAGTTCTGACCAATTTTGGGGTGTAGGAACTTATATTGAACAAAGTGAAATAATTCAGACTACTCCTCCACCTCCCGCCCTCAGATTCCGAGCCTATGGAATGTTGGCAATCAAATCAAAATTAGCGGCTCGTGTTGACTCCACCGGAAGACATCACACCGGAGAATATGGAACATCTCTTAGGGAAGATCTCCGTAAAAAGATAAAGAATTGTTTTGATTCTGTATGTCAGCATGAATTACTGtcttatctttttttttaa